A window from Streptomyces sp. NBC_00335 encodes these proteins:
- a CDS encoding MarR family winged helix-turn-helix transcriptional regulator, with translation MSTSLLYLLKRTELAVRARLEELVRPAGITALQYTALTVLERHDGISAAQLARDSFVTAQSMADMVRALESRELIRREPNPANRRERLILLADPGRRLLAEYAEPARLLEERMVADLSAEEIGVLRQALVGAWRSLS, from the coding sequence GTGAGCACCTCATTGCTCTACCTGCTCAAGAGGACGGAGCTGGCGGTCCGCGCCCGCCTGGAGGAGCTGGTCAGGCCCGCCGGGATCACGGCGTTGCAGTACACCGCCCTGACGGTGCTGGAGCGGCACGACGGCATCTCCGCCGCACAGCTCGCCCGCGACTCGTTCGTCACCGCACAGTCGATGGCCGACATGGTCCGGGCACTGGAGAGCCGCGAACTGATCCGGCGCGAGCCCAATCCCGCCAACCGCCGCGAACGCCTCATCCTGCTCGCCGACCCCGGGCGGCGACTGCTCGCCGAGTACGCCGAGCCGGCCCGCCTCCTGGAGGAGCGCATGGTGGCCGACCTGAGCGCCGAGGAGATCGGCGTGCTCCGCCAGGCCCTGGTCGGGGCCTGGCGGTCCCTGTCCTAG
- a CDS encoding DUF3237 domain-containing protein: MSFTPALDFAFEIRAEVADTLHIGHGDGEVAEFTPITGGSVDGPRLRGKVLPGGGDWSSTRGAVCELEARYLLQAEDGAVIDIVNRGYYSPKADTPDQFDGELQVSEAGHYYRTSPVFRTDAPAHRWLAETVFVGLARPDGDNAVVIRMYALK, encoded by the coding sequence ATGTCCTTCACTCCCGCCCTCGACTTCGCGTTCGAGATCCGGGCCGAGGTGGCCGACACGCTGCACATCGGCCACGGCGACGGGGAGGTCGCCGAGTTCACCCCCATCACCGGGGGCAGCGTGGACGGGCCCCGCCTGCGGGGCAAGGTCCTTCCCGGGGGAGGCGACTGGAGCAGTACGCGCGGGGCGGTGTGCGAGCTGGAGGCCCGCTACCTGCTCCAGGCCGAGGACGGCGCCGTGATCGACATCGTCAACCGCGGCTACTACAGCCCCAAGGCCGACACCCCGGACCAGTTCGACGGGGAGCTCCAGGTCTCCGAGGCCGGGCACTACTACCGCACCTCGCCGGTCTTCCGTACGGATGCCCCCGCCCACCGCTGGCTCGCGGAGACGGTCTTCGTCGGGCTCGCCCGCCCGGACGGCGACAATGCCGTGGTCATTCGCATGTACGCGCTCAAGTAG
- a CDS encoding ABC transporter substrate-binding protein encodes MAAKRSVLIVLTSAGLLAATACSGSTTGNGATPTASAARLTTTTAPGSSEVDRIAWALPYGEPTTLDPAKIGDYSPQTVEANLCDTLTRMNADFSLSPGLAQKVAWTDDHNLVLDLRPDVTFWDGSPMTPVDVIHSLERQRDPRTQALYGNYLAAVTSIEATGPHQVTLRTEKYDQTLPKALSTSFGAVGQKAYTEKAGAAYGSPKGGLMCTGPFKLGSWKSGTGITLERNDAYWDTGLKPKVKQIEFRFITNNNTLTSALLSGEIDGTYELPPSSATALARADNGEVHLGPSTQNVLLIPGNAESPAADRKLLDALSLVIDRDALIRHVFGGDATTLKSLVPPLTWSGDKAAAQFDAAYAALPEVPRPDVEKAKALVARARPAGRPLVAAIPAGDQRSLQALTFIQAAAKKIDVDIEIKQLQPTEMSSLFYDPSVRKGLDLILTFGYVTMPDPASYVAESVTPRGIFNWTGYDNPDVNRLLDQARTSSDPAASAAAYAQAQALFTPTTPAVFLATTHERMFMNERISGAPTSFAYMGMPWAAHLGGTAK; translated from the coding sequence ATGGCTGCGAAAAGATCGGTGCTGATCGTGCTGACGAGCGCAGGACTGCTGGCTGCCACAGCATGTAGCGGCTCGACGACCGGAAACGGCGCAACCCCCACGGCCTCGGCCGCACGTCTCACCACCACCACGGCGCCCGGCAGCTCCGAGGTGGACCGGATCGCCTGGGCCCTGCCCTACGGCGAACCGACGACCCTCGACCCGGCCAAGATCGGCGACTACTCGCCCCAGACGGTCGAAGCCAACCTCTGCGACACCCTGACCCGGATGAACGCGGACTTCTCCCTGAGCCCCGGCCTCGCCCAGAAGGTCGCCTGGACCGACGACCACAACCTGGTCCTCGACCTTCGCCCGGACGTCACCTTCTGGGACGGCTCGCCCATGACCCCCGTGGACGTGATCCACAGCCTGGAGCGACAGCGGGACCCGAGGACACAGGCCCTCTACGGCAACTACCTGGCCGCCGTGACCTCGATCGAGGCCACCGGCCCCCACCAGGTGACACTGCGGACCGAGAAGTACGACCAGACCCTCCCCAAGGCCCTGTCCACGTCGTTCGGCGCGGTCGGCCAGAAGGCGTACACCGAGAAGGCCGGCGCCGCCTACGGCAGCCCCAAAGGCGGCCTGATGTGTACGGGGCCCTTCAAGCTGGGGTCCTGGAAGTCCGGCACCGGCATCACCCTGGAACGCAACGACGCGTACTGGGACACCGGGCTCAAGCCGAAGGTGAAGCAGATCGAGTTCCGGTTCATCACCAACAACAACACGCTGACCAGCGCCCTGCTGTCCGGCGAGATCGACGGCACGTACGAACTTCCGCCCAGCAGCGCCACCGCGCTCGCCAGGGCGGACAACGGCGAGGTGCACCTGGGCCCGTCGACCCAGAACGTCCTGCTGATCCCCGGCAACGCCGAGTCGCCCGCGGCCGACCGGAAGCTCCTGGACGCCCTGTCCCTGGTCATCGACCGCGACGCGCTGATCAGACACGTCTTCGGGGGCGACGCCACCACCCTGAAGTCCCTCGTCCCGCCCCTGACCTGGAGCGGTGACAAGGCCGCCGCCCAGTTCGACGCGGCCTACGCGGCGCTGCCCGAGGTCCCCCGGCCGGACGTGGAGAAGGCGAAGGCACTGGTCGCACGGGCCCGCCCGGCCGGGCGTCCGCTGGTGGCCGCCATTCCCGCCGGGGACCAGCGCTCGCTGCAGGCCCTGACCTTCATCCAGGCCGCGGCGAAGAAGATCGACGTGGACATCGAGATCAAGCAGCTCCAGCCCACCGAGATGTCCTCGCTCTTCTACGACCCCTCGGTCCGCAAGGGCCTCGACCTCATCCTCACCTTCGGCTACGTCACGATGCCCGACCCGGCGTCCTACGTGGCCGAGAGCGTCACCCCCCGCGGCATCTTCAACTGGACCGGCTACGACAACCCCGACGTGAACCGGCTGCTCGACCAGGCCCGCACCTCCTCCGACCCCGCTGCCTCGGCCGCGGCGTACGCGCAGGCCCAGGCCCTCTTCACCCCCACCACCCCGGCCGTGTTCCTGGCGACCACGCACGAGCGGATGTTCATGAACGAGCGCATCAGCGGTGCGCCGACCTCCTTCGCGTACATGGGCATGCCGTGGGCCGCCCACCTCGGCGGGACCGCCAAGTGA
- a CDS encoding amidase, translating to MTDTTGGTPLWDHSAAELAAGIRAKTFSATEVAQAFLARIEETNPALNALVDIRPEEALAQAAAADAAVAAGGELPPLLGVPVSTKINTSQRGYASSHGVAAWAGAVAQDDAVCIAGLRDAGATLLGRSNSPAFAVRWFTGNELHGTTLNPWDPTRTPGGSSGGAAASVAAGMTPIAQGNDIGGSVRFPAYCCGAVGLRPTMGLVSGVEPRGAEEFDSPLSFQTMAVHGALGWTVDDVRLGLHAMVSPDLNDPVGLPVRPPLGTPGRVKVAVVRSVGGTKPHPSVDAAIDDAARWLSEAGHEVEEIELPLLGEAARLWSLLIYQELKTMMSEIEMFGDEAVRVSLASCFAAAAEMWGAQPTLAEYIRGYARRGTLISRFQQFLGQDRVVLTPVCAEPPFEQDADLAGDARVGELLASQWPMQAVPVLGFPAISVPTGLRDGLPSGVQLIGGRFQEDLLLHVATAIETRATRTRPTLSWATTG from the coding sequence ATGACCGACACCACCGGTGGCACCCCCCTGTGGGACCACTCGGCCGCCGAACTGGCCGCCGGCATCCGCGCGAAGACCTTCTCGGCGACCGAGGTCGCGCAGGCCTTCCTCGCACGCATCGAGGAGACCAACCCCGCGCTGAACGCCCTCGTGGACATCCGGCCCGAGGAAGCCCTCGCCCAGGCGGCGGCCGCCGACGCCGCGGTGGCCGCGGGCGGAGAACTGCCCCCGCTGCTCGGCGTCCCGGTGTCCACCAAGATCAACACCTCGCAGCGCGGGTACGCCAGCTCGCACGGGGTCGCCGCCTGGGCCGGCGCCGTCGCCCAGGACGACGCCGTCTGTATCGCCGGCCTGCGCGACGCGGGGGCGACCCTGCTGGGCCGCAGCAACAGCCCGGCCTTCGCCGTGCGCTGGTTCACCGGAAACGAACTGCACGGCACGACCCTCAACCCCTGGGACCCCACCCGCACGCCGGGCGGCTCCTCGGGAGGCGCCGCCGCGTCGGTCGCCGCCGGCATGACCCCCATCGCGCAGGGCAACGACATCGGCGGCTCCGTCCGCTTCCCCGCGTACTGCTGCGGCGCCGTCGGCCTGCGCCCCACCATGGGACTCGTCTCCGGTGTGGAGCCGCGCGGCGCGGAGGAGTTCGACAGCCCGCTGTCCTTCCAGACCATGGCCGTCCACGGGGCGCTCGGCTGGACCGTCGACGACGTCCGGCTCGGCCTGCACGCCATGGTGAGCCCGGATCTGAACGACCCCGTGGGCCTCCCGGTGCGGCCGCCGCTGGGCACCCCCGGCCGGGTCAAGGTCGCGGTCGTCCGTTCCGTCGGAGGCACCAAGCCGCACCCCTCCGTCGACGCGGCCATCGACGACGCGGCCCGGTGGCTGAGCGAGGCCGGCCACGAGGTGGAGGAGATCGAGCTTCCTCTTCTCGGCGAGGCCGCCCGGCTGTGGTCGCTCCTGATCTACCAGGAGCTGAAGACGATGATGTCCGAGATCGAGATGTTCGGCGACGAAGCCGTACGCGTCTCCCTCGCGTCCTGCTTCGCCGCGGCCGCGGAGATGTGGGGCGCGCAGCCCACCCTCGCCGAGTACATCCGCGGGTACGCCCGCCGCGGCACCCTCATCAGCCGCTTCCAGCAGTTCCTGGGCCAGGACCGGGTCGTGCTGACGCCGGTCTGCGCCGAGCCGCCCTTCGAGCAGGACGCCGACCTCGCCGGCGACGCCCGGGTGGGCGAACTGCTGGCCTCACAGTGGCCGATGCAGGCCGTACCCGTCCTCGGGTTCCCCGCCATCTCCGTGCCCACCGGCCTGCGCGACGGGCTGCCGTCGGGCGTACAGCTGATCGGCGGCCGCTTCCAGGAGGACCTGCTGCTGCACGTCGCCACGGCGATCGAGACCCGGGCCACCCGTACCCGGCCGACCCTCTCCTGGGCAACGACCGGCTGA
- a CDS encoding ABC transporter ATP-binding protein — translation MLEVRNLRKEFGDFVAVDDVTFSLPEHGSLAIVGESGSGKTTTARMIAGLEAPSGGHVVVDGDERRAGRARSRERHVRGRQIQMVFQDPYSSLDRRQRVGDAVAEAVALHRQLPADRLRARVTELLDMVGLDERQARSLPKALSGGQRQRVAIARSLAAEPRVLILDEAIAALDVSIQAQVLALLARIRADTGTALLFITHDLGAVRHISDDVLVMQAGRVVEQGPVARVLGAPQAPYTRRLIDSIPKPGWKPRRMADRAAAP, via the coding sequence GTGCTTGAGGTACGCAACCTCCGCAAGGAGTTCGGTGACTTCGTCGCCGTGGACGACGTGACGTTCTCGCTCCCGGAGCACGGTTCCCTGGCGATCGTCGGCGAGTCGGGATCGGGCAAGACGACCACCGCCCGCATGATCGCCGGGCTCGAAGCGCCGAGCGGCGGACACGTCGTCGTCGACGGGGACGAGCGCCGGGCCGGGCGGGCGCGTTCTCGCGAGCGCCACGTCCGTGGCCGGCAGATCCAGATGGTGTTCCAGGACCCCTACTCCTCCCTGGACCGGCGTCAGCGGGTCGGGGACGCCGTCGCCGAGGCGGTCGCGCTGCACCGGCAGCTGCCCGCCGACCGGCTGCGCGCCCGGGTGACCGAACTGCTCGACATGGTGGGCCTGGACGAGCGGCAGGCACGCTCGCTGCCGAAGGCCCTCTCCGGCGGACAGCGCCAGCGCGTCGCCATCGCCCGCTCCCTGGCCGCCGAACCACGGGTACTGATCCTCGACGAGGCCATCGCCGCCCTGGACGTGTCCATCCAGGCGCAGGTACTGGCCCTGCTCGCCCGTATCCGTGCGGACACCGGCACCGCCCTGCTGTTCATCACGCACGACCTCGGCGCCGTCCGGCACATCAGCGACGACGTCCTGGTGATGCAGGCGGGAAGGGTCGTCGAACAAGGCCCGGTCGCGAGGGTCCTCGGCGCTCCGCAGGCCCCGTACACCCGGCGCCTCATCGACTCCATCCCGAAGCCGGGCTGGAAGCCGCGGAGGATGGCGGACAGGGCTGCCGCCCCCTGA
- a CDS encoding ABC transporter ATP-binding protein, producing MTSTPLLRIDALGIDLPVDGAARTVVHRADVAIHEGTAVALVGESGSGKSLTARAVMGLLPRTARIHGDVLFAGESVPRMSPERLRAFRAGEVAMVFQDPRAHINPARSVGDFLIEGLTTTRRVPAAEAVRKVTGILREVGIADADRRMRQRPHELSGGLLQRVMIGAALAAEPRLLLADEPTTALDVTTQEEVMAIIGEAREARGLAMLFITHDLELAAAVCDRVVVMYAGSTVEELPAGRLRSGAAHPYTRALLASRPSVSDTTAELRSIPGRPLSGFEAPDGCAFGERCPRVRDLCRSDRPHPSTTADATAACHFPHTPSTEEAGSRA from the coding sequence ATGACTTCCACACCGCTGCTGAGGATCGACGCGCTCGGCATCGACCTGCCCGTCGACGGGGCCGCCCGCACCGTCGTCCACCGCGCCGATGTCGCCATCCACGAGGGAACGGCCGTCGCCCTGGTCGGCGAGTCCGGATCCGGCAAGTCCCTGACCGCCCGCGCCGTCATGGGGCTGCTGCCCCGGACCGCCCGGATCCACGGAGACGTGCTGTTCGCGGGGGAGTCCGTCCCGCGGATGAGCCCCGAGCGCCTGCGCGCCTTCCGCGCCGGCGAGGTCGCCATGGTGTTCCAGGACCCCCGCGCCCACATCAACCCCGCCCGCAGCGTCGGCGACTTCCTGATCGAAGGACTCACCACCACACGCCGCGTGCCGGCCGCCGAGGCGGTCCGGAAGGTCACCGGAATCCTGCGGGAAGTCGGCATCGCCGATGCCGACCGGCGCATGCGCCAACGGCCCCACGAGCTGTCGGGCGGTCTGCTCCAGCGGGTGATGATCGGGGCCGCGCTGGCCGCCGAACCACGCCTGCTCCTCGCGGACGAGCCGACGACCGCCCTCGACGTGACCACGCAGGAAGAGGTCATGGCCATCATCGGCGAGGCCCGCGAAGCCCGCGGGCTGGCCATGCTGTTCATCACCCACGACCTGGAACTCGCGGCAGCCGTGTGCGACCGGGTCGTGGTCATGTACGCGGGCTCGACCGTGGAGGAACTCCCCGCCGGCCGCCTGCGCTCCGGCGCCGCCCACCCCTACACGCGCGCCCTGCTGGCCTCCCGTCCCTCGGTCTCCGACACCACCGCGGAACTCCGCTCGATCCCGGGCAGACCCCTGTCCGGCTTCGAAGCGCCCGACGGATGCGCCTTCGGGGAACGATGTCCGCGCGTACGGGACCTGTGCCGCAGCGACCGACCGCACCCGAGCACCACCGCCGACGCCACGGCGGCCTGCCACTTCCCGCACACACCCTCGACCGAGGAGGCCGGTAGCCGTGCTTGA
- a CDS encoding ABC transporter permease: protein MTTALSTRTVPARRTGPPRDHLTLAAACVVALFVLLAVLGPLLAPHDPNAVDPLNVNAGPSAAHLLGTDDTGRDLLSRLIAGTRASLCAPAVVIAVSTTLGTLLALAAAWCGGRLDRFVSGALDIVFGFPGLIMAVLVAAVFGAGLVAPIVALSIAYLPLITRVVRSAAIKERHLPYVSALQLLGAPTARIWLRHLLPNLLPLVLVQATIGFGYALLDVAAISFLGLGSQPPDPEWGLMVSNGAPSILAGQPEQSLYAGLAILVVVIAFNLLGTGLSRRLLGENA, encoded by the coding sequence ATGACCACCGCCCTGTCCACCCGTACGGTGCCCGCACGGCGCACCGGCCCCCCGCGCGACCACCTGACGCTCGCGGCGGCCTGCGTCGTCGCCCTGTTCGTCCTGCTGGCCGTGCTCGGCCCCCTGCTCGCCCCGCACGACCCCAATGCCGTCGACCCGCTGAACGTCAACGCCGGACCCTCCGCCGCCCACCTCCTGGGCACCGACGACACCGGACGCGACCTGCTGTCCCGGCTGATCGCCGGAACCCGCGCCAGCCTCTGCGCCCCCGCCGTCGTGATCGCCGTGTCCACCACGCTCGGCACCCTCCTCGCGCTGGCGGCGGCGTGGTGCGGAGGCCGGCTCGACCGGTTCGTCTCCGGAGCCCTGGACATCGTCTTCGGCTTCCCGGGGCTGATCATGGCCGTCCTCGTCGCCGCGGTCTTCGGCGCCGGACTCGTCGCACCGATCGTCGCCCTGTCGATCGCCTACCTGCCCCTGATCACCCGTGTCGTACGGTCCGCCGCGATCAAGGAGCGCCACCTGCCCTACGTCTCGGCGCTCCAGCTCCTCGGCGCGCCCACCGCCCGCATCTGGCTGCGGCACCTCCTGCCGAACCTGCTCCCGCTCGTCCTGGTCCAGGCCACCATCGGATTCGGCTACGCCCTGCTCGACGTGGCGGCGATCTCCTTCCTCGGACTCGGCAGCCAGCCCCCGGACCCGGAGTGGGGACTCATGGTCTCCAACGGGGCCCCCTCCATCCTCGCGGGACAACCAGAGCAGTCGCTGTACGCGGGCCTCGCCATCCTGGTCGTCGTCATCGCGTTCAACCTGCTGGGGACGGGCCTGTCCCGACGTCTGCTCGGAGAGAACGCATGA
- a CDS encoding ABC transporter permease, translated as MSLRFATTRLGMLVVTVLVSSLAIYGAMFLTPGDPATLLVGGSRNPDPAVLAQIHREYHLDDPFIQGYWHWLSNCLQGDFGKSLVYRDSVAGLIGARAGDTLALVSYASVLVLVGGTVIGTVAALRGGRTETLATTLTAGAMAVPTFIMAVLLIWLFAVQLPWFPVYGSGEGFGGTLTHLTLPAVALALTWIGYVAQVTRTAVRAEMRSEHVETARSRGVPERTVIRRHVLHNASGPVFAVSGVGVAGLIATAAVAEQAFGTGGLGALMIEAASKQDMAVVQAVSLVFVVVFVVLNTTVDLVSAALDPRTAQKGVR; from the coding sequence ATGAGCCTGCGATTCGCCACCACCCGGCTGGGCATGCTCGTCGTGACCGTGCTCGTCTCCAGCCTGGCCATCTACGGCGCGATGTTCCTCACTCCCGGCGATCCGGCCACGCTGCTCGTCGGCGGCAGCCGGAACCCCGACCCCGCGGTGCTGGCCCAGATCCACCGCGAGTACCACCTGGACGACCCCTTCATCCAGGGCTACTGGCACTGGCTGAGCAACTGCCTGCAGGGGGACTTCGGGAAGTCCCTCGTCTACCGCGACTCCGTCGCCGGACTCATCGGCGCCCGCGCCGGAGACACCCTCGCGCTCGTCTCCTACGCCTCCGTCCTCGTCCTCGTCGGCGGCACCGTCATCGGCACCGTCGCCGCCCTGCGCGGCGGACGTACGGAAACCCTGGCCACGACCCTGACGGCGGGTGCGATGGCGGTACCGACCTTCATCATGGCGGTGCTGCTCATCTGGCTCTTCGCCGTGCAGCTGCCGTGGTTTCCCGTCTACGGTTCCGGCGAGGGCTTCGGCGGCACCCTCACGCACCTGACGCTCCCGGCCGTCGCCCTGGCGCTGACCTGGATCGGCTACGTCGCCCAGGTGACCCGTACCGCCGTCCGCGCGGAGATGCGCTCCGAGCACGTCGAGACCGCCCGCAGCCGCGGCGTCCCCGAGCGCACGGTGATCAGGCGGCACGTGCTGCACAACGCCTCGGGCCCCGTCTTCGCCGTCTCCGGCGTCGGCGTCGCCGGGCTCATCGCCACCGCGGCCGTCGCCGAGCAGGCGTTCGGCACCGGAGGGCTCGGAGCCCTCATGATCGAGGCCGCGTCCAAGCAGGACATGGCCGTCGTACAGGCCGTGTCGCTGGTCTTCGTGGTGGTCTTCGTCGTCCTCAACACCACCGTCGACCTGGTCAGCGCCGCGCTCGACCCCCGAACCGCGCAGAAGGGGGTCCGATGA
- a CDS encoding CocE/NonD family hydrolase: protein MNLAVRQVTSEPVPPSARQHMVRMRDGVRLATDVYAAAGGSAPAPTVLARLPYDKNSRYVFFDRIAERFTARGYVVVVQDVRGKFRSQGRTLGWTGEVDDGYDTLDWITHQPWSDGVVGMFGDSYYGFTQWSAVSSQHPALRAIVPRVTCTANAPGVAAYDSGSGRQPLWLEGATYQAQVWTDNDTYEFDVDLTRRPIVAAYEEAFTAIGKRSAGFDLIVGGIPLAPYNGPHPYDARPVPVLHCVGWFDNLGIAHMRDYTELAERPGWAAVQYLVADTIDHENYFLEDAPATPETDHGEGDAALERMLDSYAGTAIEFFDIFLKGAARPDSLPRVRWKLGHEGWRTAETWPLPEATSAELYLTDPAEAAGTVPGGRLAPGQAGPPQSARWRYDPDDLVPSAAADTFLQLRDHADERRTLDRDDVLVFTGPASDRPLDLAGPVRAVLHVDSTAPTFDVFVRLLDLAPDGTARLIVRGCAQADRAGELDITLGHTGYRVRPGHRLALMIAGSDFPNHLPNSGSLESPWLTTSPKASLQTLRTGSAHPSRLCLTVLPDGSAVHHPAVHHPAAERLRREGGGPR from the coding sequence ATGAACCTTGCCGTCCGACAGGTCACGTCGGAACCCGTCCCTCCGTCCGCACGGCAGCACATGGTCCGGATGCGCGACGGCGTGCGGCTGGCCACCGACGTGTACGCCGCCGCCGGGGGGTCGGCGCCGGCGCCGACCGTCCTGGCCCGCCTGCCCTACGACAAGAACAGCCGGTACGTCTTCTTCGACCGGATCGCGGAGCGGTTCACGGCGCGCGGGTACGTCGTGGTGGTCCAGGACGTCCGGGGCAAGTTCCGCTCCCAGGGCCGGACCCTGGGCTGGACCGGAGAGGTCGACGACGGCTACGACACCCTCGACTGGATCACCCACCAGCCCTGGTCCGACGGGGTCGTGGGCATGTTCGGCGACTCGTACTACGGATTCACCCAGTGGTCGGCGGTCTCCAGCCAGCATCCCGCGCTGCGCGCCATCGTCCCCCGGGTGACCTGCACCGCGAACGCCCCCGGCGTCGCCGCCTACGACTCCGGCTCGGGCCGGCAGCCCCTGTGGCTGGAGGGGGCCACCTATCAGGCGCAGGTGTGGACGGACAACGACACCTACGAGTTCGACGTCGATCTCACCCGGCGCCCGATCGTCGCCGCCTACGAGGAGGCGTTCACCGCCATCGGGAAGCGTTCGGCCGGCTTCGACCTCATCGTCGGCGGCATCCCCCTCGCCCCGTACAACGGTCCGCACCCCTACGACGCCCGCCCCGTGCCCGTGCTGCACTGCGTGGGCTGGTTCGACAACCTCGGCATCGCGCACATGCGCGACTACACGGAGCTGGCCGAGCGCCCCGGGTGGGCGGCCGTCCAGTACCTGGTCGCCGACACGATCGACCACGAGAACTACTTCCTGGAGGACGCCCCGGCTACGCCCGAGACCGACCACGGGGAAGGCGATGCCGCCCTTGAGCGCATGCTCGATTCCTACGCCGGGACCGCGATCGAGTTCTTCGACATCTTCCTGAAGGGCGCCGCACGGCCCGACTCCCTGCCCCGGGTGCGCTGGAAGCTCGGCCACGAGGGCTGGCGCACCGCGGAGACCTGGCCGCTGCCCGAAGCCACGTCCGCCGAGCTGTACTTGACGGATCCGGCCGAGGCGGCCGGAACGGTCCCCGGGGGCAGACTGGCCCCGGGCCAGGCCGGCCCGCCGCAATCGGCCCGGTGGCGGTACGACCCCGACGATCTCGTGCCGTCCGCCGCGGCCGACACCTTCCTGCAGTTGCGCGACCACGCCGACGAGCGCCGCACCCTCGACCGGGACGACGTCCTCGTGTTCACCGGCCCCGCCTCAGACCGGCCGCTGGACCTTGCCGGCCCCGTACGCGCGGTGCTGCACGTGGACAGCACGGCGCCCACCTTCGACGTGTTCGTCCGTCTCCTCGACCTGGCCCCGGACGGCACGGCGCGCCTGATCGTGCGCGGCTGCGCCCAGGCCGACAGGGCGGGCGAGCTGGACATCACCCTCGGGCACACCGGCTACCGGGTGCGCCCGGGGCACCGTCTCGCGCTGATGATCGCAGGCAGCGACTTCCCGAACCACCTGCCCAACTCCGGTTCGCTGGAGAGCCCTTGGCTGACGACCTCGCCCAAGGCGAGCCTGCAGACGCTGCGGACCGGCTCCGCCCACCCTTCCCGGCTGTGCCTGACCGTCCTGCCCGACGGCTCGGCCGTGCACCACCCGGCCGTGCACCACCCGGCCGCGGAGCGGCTCCGCCGTGAAGGGGGCGGTCCGAGATGA
- a CDS encoding TetR/AcrR family transcriptional regulator: MPIDVDEVQRRKAIAHATLAVAARDGARAVTIRAVAKELGGSTAMVTNYVPTRTELITNAVRAAESRWRADLEAHLGELAGPDRLRATVEWHLSTEPEDLLLRSLWIEMLSSAHSDPGGVDHHEPRESRQEFLEASIAAGVPDAGLAADLLSLLTRGYYVSSVEEPSHWTPERASRVARAVVDALIEA; the protein is encoded by the coding sequence ATGCCGATCGACGTCGACGAAGTCCAGCGCCGCAAGGCAATCGCCCACGCGACCCTCGCGGTCGCCGCCCGGGACGGTGCGCGCGCCGTCACCATCCGCGCCGTGGCCAAGGAGCTCGGCGGGTCCACGGCCATGGTCACCAACTACGTGCCCACCCGCACCGAGCTGATCACCAACGCCGTGCGCGCCGCGGAATCCCGCTGGCGCGCCGACCTGGAGGCCCACCTGGGCGAACTGGCCGGCCCGGACCGGCTGCGCGCCACGGTGGAATGGCACCTCAGCACGGAGCCGGAAGACCTGCTGCTCCGTTCGCTCTGGATCGAGATGCTCTCGTCGGCACACTCCGACCCGGGCGGCGTAGACCACCACGAGCCGCGCGAATCGCGCCAGGAGTTCCTGGAGGCGTCCATCGCCGCGGGAGTACCCGACGCCGGCCTCGCGGCCGACCTCCTCTCACTGCTGACCCGCGGCTACTACGTCTCATCAGTGGAAGAGCCGTCCCACTGGACACCGGAGCGCGCGAGCCGCGTCGCCAGGGCCGTCGTGGACGCTCTGATCGAGGCCTGA